The Camelus dromedarius isolate mCamDro1 chromosome 19, mCamDro1.pat, whole genome shotgun sequence genome segment TAGTAGAGCAAAGTTCCTAGGACTGGGTGTGGGGATGTGCAAAGATCACAAGGGAAAGACTCAGAAAAGTCAGATTTCAAAGGCTAGAGAGATAATTTGTTCTTTTTGGGTCACCTATGGCTGTCTGTTTATACTCTAAGGGATGTAATCAACACTTTCAGTTTGGGTTTTACAGGGAAAGTGGTTTCCCAAAACAAGACAActgtagggggtggggagaggagggacaggTCCATAATTGCTGCTTTGTGGTGTCTATGCGCCCTCTACTGGGAGAGCTGAGACCTGCTCATCTCAGAAGGATGGGGTCACTGTGTCCAAAGTTTCTCCCAGCGCAATAGGGACTGGCTCTGTTGTGTAGAGAGGATAGCACATTGTGCCAGAGACAGAAACTAATCCATGCAGCCTTGAGGGGCGGGAGTAGATCTGTGAGGGGCAGGCAGGACAAAGGTAAACTGCTGGACTGGGGCCCAGGTATTGCCCCTGTCTGGGCGACTGCCCCTACATTCAGGAACCAGACCTTGTGGGTGAGGACATGCTGTCCCTCCTGCCAAGTTAATAGCTTCCTCCTCCAGCCAGAATCCTGCCCCAGGCGGAAATAAAGCTCTGTACCTACGGTAGCTCCTGCCCAGATTCTGCTTTGTCAAAACCACCCTGCAGCTCAGGCTCAAGGGGTATGGTCACCCCTCATGGactgcccttctccccagaaTTCCATAATGAAGGCCCATATGCTTGTAGGTGTGCTGGTCATGGTGGGATTCACAGTGGGAAAGGGTAAgtggggcccaggggcagggagggaggaaagattaAGTCCAGGCAGAGGGGTGGGCTGTGGCACTGGATGTGCTGGCTCCCTGAAGGGCAGGGAATTTGGAGTGGGTCAACACCCCCATCCCTCCTGTCTGTTTCCCCAGCTCCTGTTCCTGAACTCCGGACCTGCCACCTCTGCCTCTTGGAAGATCCTTCTGTAGGATGCATTTCAGGCTCGGAGAAGTGCACTGTCAGCAGTGCATCCCCATGCATGGTGATCACCATCTATTATGGTGAGTCAAGTCCCAGGAAGGGGATACTAGCAGGACAGCCTATGGCTTAGTCTCATAGATGAGGGCTGCTTGGAGCCTGAGGTATAAGACAGGGAAGTGGAGGGGTCTGGGATTCTGGGAGCCAGTTAAGCTAATTTTTCTGGCTCCTTCTAAAGGAGTCTGGGATAGGAATTGGGTCTGGGTGAGGGATGGAGAGAGCTTGTGAAAGAGGTGCCAGGTTTGGGGACTGTAGGAGGCAGCAGGAGTCAttagctgtcccctcccctttaGAGACCAAGGTTCGCTTCTTCATCCGAGGCTGTGGACAGTATAATTCTTACCGCTGCCAAGAAAAACGCTCCACCTACTTCCCAGAGTACTGGTACCAGGCTGAGTGCTGCCAGTACGACTACTGCAACTCCTGGTCCAGCCCCCAGGTCCAGGGCTCCCTGCCTGAGCCCACTGACGGGTCCCTGCCCCGGCCCCTGTCCAAGTCCCAGATCCA includes the following:
- the LY6G5B gene encoding lymphocyte antigen 6 complex locus protein G5b, which encodes MDCPSPQNSIMKAHMLVGVLVMVGFTVGKAPVPELRTCHLCLLEDPSVGCISGSEKCTVSSASPCMVITIYYETKVRFFIRGCGQYNSYRCQEKRSTYFPEYWYQAECCQYDYCNSWSSPQVQGSLPEPTDGSLPRPLSKSQIQWFYQALNLSLPLPSFHAEKKPEGLDPLAAPPLNLSLSIAELRRIYLFLNNSGLLVLPQAEP